One genomic segment of Paraburkholderia aromaticivorans includes these proteins:
- a CDS encoding DsbA family protein, which yields MSHLSPPVGSLDHTQGAVDAPVTLVEYGDFECPYCGAMYGVVKAVQQAMGAQLRFVFRHFPLTDMHAHALHAAQFSEAAATKGKFWEAHDVLYENQTALSDTELTRYAAQLGLHASDLDTAFEGAYDERIQHDFDSGLRSGVNGTPTLFINGQRYDGDRDAETLLEALRAAARHA from the coding sequence ATGAGCCATCTTTCACCGCCGGTCGGATCCCTGGACCACACCCAGGGGGCCGTCGACGCGCCCGTCACGCTGGTCGAGTACGGCGATTTCGAATGTCCCTATTGCGGGGCGATGTACGGTGTGGTCAAGGCGGTGCAGCAAGCCATGGGCGCGCAACTCCGTTTCGTCTTCCGGCACTTCCCGTTGACGGATATGCACGCCCACGCGCTGCACGCCGCGCAGTTTTCGGAAGCCGCGGCTACGAAAGGCAAGTTCTGGGAAGCGCATGACGTCCTGTACGAAAACCAGACGGCACTCAGCGACACGGAATTAACTCGCTATGCGGCGCAACTCGGTCTGCACGCCTCTGATCTGGACACGGCGTTCGAAGGCGCCTACGACGAGCGTATCCAGCATGATTTCGACAGCGGCCTGCGCAGCGGCGTGAACGGCACGCCCACGTTGTTCATCAACGGCCAGCGTTATGACGGCGACCGAGACGCTGAAACTTTGCTCGAAGCGCTGCGTGCGGCTGCCCGTCACGCGTGA